CCCTTGCGGTATCAGAGTTGCCGGAATACGAGCGGCGGTGCGCGGAGCGTGCGACGCTGTCGCTGGTGGAGTGAGTGCGCCGAGGGGAACGGTTGCGCCGCCGCGCACTCGGGCGGAAGGGGAGCATCAATGCTGTGTTCCGCGTGGGGCAGTGCGGGCCGGAGAAACACTCGGGGCCCCGGCGCCGTCAGCCGCCGGGGCCCCGCCTCCCCATGTCCCCCCCCGCAGCGACCCGGAGCCCCGAGCTCCCAGGGTCTGCTCCCCTCCCGGTTCCTGTCTCCCCCCATGGGCGCCGGACAATCCCGGGCCCATGTCACTCGAAGGTGGGGTGTTCGCCACGAGGCCCGGTTGTTCGAATAGAAGTTCGATAGGGTGATGCAGCGGTCAGAGGGAGTGGGGGTGCCACGACGCATGGTGCGACGGATCAACGTGACGGGTGCGGACGAAATCCGGCTGGCTGCCTGGGAATTCGCAGATCCGCCCAAGGGTGCGCCGGAGGACGAGAAGAGCCGGCAGGCTGCCCGGACCGCCGCCGGGGAGCAGGACCGCAAGGTGCCGGGAGTCCTCCTGCTGCACGGGCTGATGGGCCGCGCCTCACATTGGGCGGGCACCGCGCGCTGGCTTTCGGGCCGCTACCGCGCCATCGCCATCGATCAGCGCGGCCACGGACGCAGCGACAAGCCCGGCGACGGACCCTTTGACCGGGATTCCTACGTCGCCGACGCCGAGGCCGCCATCGAAGAGCTCGATCTCGCGCCGGTCGCGCTCATCGGCCACGCCATGGGCGCGCTCACCGCCTGGCAGCTCGCCGCCAAGCGGCCCGACCTGGTGCAGGCCCTGGTCGTCAGCGACATGCGGGCCTCGGCCCTGGGCGAGCAGTCGCAGCGGGAGTGGGAGGAGTGGTTCAAGTCCTGGCCCGTTCCCTTCGCGACGCTCGGCGACGTACGCAAGTGGTTCGGCGAGGACGACCCGTTACTGGAGCGCTCCCG
This sequence is a window from Streptomyces sp. NBC_01775. Protein-coding genes within it:
- a CDS encoding alpha/beta fold hydrolase; translation: MVRRINVTGADEIRLAAWEFADPPKGAPEDEKSRQAARTAAGEQDRKVPGVLLLHGLMGRASHWAGTARWLSGRYRAIAIDQRGHGRSDKPGDGPFDRDSYVADAEAAIEELDLAPVALIGHAMGALTAWQLAAKRPDLVQALVVSDMRASALGEQSQREWEEWFKSWPVPFATLGDVRKWFGEDDPLLERSRPSRGEFFAEVMAERADGWRPVFSPRQMLRARETWVYDAHWDELAQVRCPTLVVRGIDGELGRAEAQEMVRVLPRGIYAEVPEAGHLVHYDQPEDWRRVVEPFLQAALPTGS